A single window of Jeotgalibacillus haloalkalitolerans DNA harbors:
- the ymfI gene encoding elongation factor P 5-aminopentanone reductase, with protein MGKTALVLGSSGGIGFEVCKKLILSGHTVIAQYQSNSQKVQDLYEYTERRDQLIPLQMDLTNSQQVDQVTSSLIQPDIFIHAGGHHYEGLFEETPDEEMEKLWKVHLYQPGRMLRRLIPGMRRKQGASIVFVTSIWGETGASYEVMYSAVKGAQISFVKALGKELAPNGIRVNAVAPGAVSTAMTAHYDEDVKAGIEDEIPAGRFARPEEIADAVVFLTGEQSTYIHAQVLSVNGGWYS; from the coding sequence ATGGGTAAGACGGCATTAGTACTCGGCAGCAGTGGGGGGATCGGATTCGAAGTGTGTAAAAAACTTATCCTTTCAGGTCATACTGTGATTGCCCAGTATCAATCCAATAGTCAAAAGGTTCAGGATCTATACGAGTATACTGAAAGAAGAGATCAGCTGATTCCGCTTCAGATGGATCTGACAAACAGCCAGCAGGTTGATCAGGTCACCAGCAGTCTTATACAGCCGGATATTTTCATTCATGCAGGCGGTCATCATTATGAAGGTTTATTTGAAGAAACGCCTGATGAAGAGATGGAGAAGCTCTGGAAAGTTCATTTGTATCAGCCCGGCAGAATGCTTCGCAGGCTGATACCTGGAATGCGGCGTAAGCAGGGAGCGTCTATCGTGTTTGTCACTTCAATCTGGGGTGAAACCGGCGCTTCTTATGAGGTCATGTATTCAGCAGTTAAGGGAGCCCAGATTTCTTTTGTCAAAGCACTTGGGAAAGAGCTTGCGCCAAATGGAATCAGAGTGAATGCGGTAGCACCAGGTGCAGTTAGTACTGCGATGACAGCCCATTACGATGAAGATGTAAAAGCAGGAATTGAAGACGAAATCCCTGCAGGAAGATTTGCCCGTCCGGAGGAAATTGCTGATGCGGTGGTGTTTTTAACAGGAGAGCAATCTACATATATTCATGCACAGGTGCTCTCTGTCAATGGTGGATGGTACAGCTGA
- a CDS encoding DUF3243 domain-containing protein: MSILDNWQQWKDFLGDKVIAAQKQGMDKEKMSEVAFQIGDYLAKNVDPKNEQERVLADLWKAADEKEQHVLANLMIRLSGGSVNH, from the coding sequence ATGTCGATTCTGGATAACTGGCAGCAGTGGAAAGACTTTCTTGGAGACAAGGTAATTGCAGCACAAAAGCAGGGTATGGATAAAGAAAAGATGTCAGAAGTAGCATTTCAGATTGGAGATTACTTAGCTAAAAACGTCGATCCAAAAAATGAACAGGAAAGAGTGCTGGCAGATTTGTGGAAAGCAGCTGATGAAAAAGAACAGCACGTTCTTGCAAATCTGATGATTCGTCTATCAGGCGGATCAGTCAATCATTAA
- a CDS encoding YmfK family protein, giving the protein MEKKEWYLEYEIQKNRPGLLGDISSLLGMLSINIVTINGVDEGRRGMLLLARSDEQIVRLELILRTMDTIQMTKLREPKLRDRMAVRHGRYIQRDADDKKTFRFIRDELGLLVDFMAELYKQDGHKLIGIRGLPRVGKTESIVAASVCANKKWLFVSSTLLKQTVRDKLIPDEYNENNLFIIDGVVSTQRSSDKHWQLVREIMRMPSIKVIEHPDIFVENTEYSIDDFDYIIELRHDPDEEITYDMLHKNTMFSGSDFGEFDF; this is encoded by the coding sequence ATGGAGAAAAAGGAATGGTATCTGGAGTATGAAATTCAAAAAAACCGTCCTGGTCTGCTTGGTGATATTTCATCTCTGCTTGGTATGCTTTCGATCAATATCGTTACAATTAACGGTGTGGATGAAGGACGAAGAGGGATGCTCCTGCTTGCCAGGAGTGATGAACAAATTGTCAGACTCGAATTAATCCTCCGTACAATGGATACAATCCAGATGACAAAGCTCAGAGAACCTAAACTTCGTGACAGAATGGCTGTCCGTCATGGCCGGTATATTCAAAGAGATGCCGATGATAAAAAAACATTCAGGTTTATCCGCGATGAACTGGGTCTTCTTGTTGATTTTATGGCAGAACTCTATAAGCAGGACGGTCACAAACTGATTGGCATCCGTGGATTACCACGCGTCGGTAAAACCGAATCAATCGTTGCAGCGAGCGTATGCGCGAATAAGAAATGGCTGTTTGTTTCATCCACTTTATTAAAACAGACAGTGCGTGATAAATTAATACCTGATGAGTATAATGAAAATAATTTATTTATTATAGACGGGGTCGTGTCAACTCAGCGTTCTTCTGATAAGCACTGGCAGCTTGTGAGGGAGATCATGAGGATGCCATCAATCAAAGTGATTGAACATCCGGATATTTTTGTTGAGAACACGGAATATTCTATTGATGATTTTGATTATATTATTGAACTCCGACATGATCCGGATGAAGAAATTACATATGATATGCTGCATAAAAACACAATGTTCAGCGGATCTGATTTTGGGGAATTTGACTTTTAA
- a CDS encoding helix-turn-helix domain-containing protein, with protein sequence MTELGSRLKEAREAKGYSLEELQGLTKIQKRYLRGIEEGDYSMMPGAFYIRAFIKQYAEAVDLNVEELFETYASDIPSNQDDQIPSQLSRVKTRGSKNTSTAFRFIPTAVMVIFVIGIVALAWILVQSFMSADSDEPQGNEEVQQEESVSLDQSDEPAEEEGSEEANPEESNEEPAEEEQPESEPAEEPADEELAIETTGTEGDTTNYQITSSEELTVTINSESTWVGITDQSGNQLVDQMLSGSEELTFDATELDWFRIRVGSAPGTTVSINGEQVDFGSSDIITQNMIFEVQSPS encoded by the coding sequence TTGACAGAACTAGGTAGCCGTCTGAAAGAAGCCAGAGAAGCGAAAGGCTACTCACTCGAAGAGCTTCAAGGTTTAACTAAAATTCAAAAGCGATATCTCCGCGGTATTGAAGAAGGGGATTATTCAATGATGCCCGGTGCATTTTACATCAGGGCATTTATCAAGCAGTATGCTGAGGCAGTAGATCTTAATGTGGAGGAATTGTTTGAAACGTATGCATCGGACATTCCTTCAAATCAGGATGATCAGATACCTTCTCAGCTTTCAAGGGTAAAAACAAGAGGAAGTAAAAACACTTCAACAGCATTCAGGTTCATACCTACAGCAGTCATGGTCATATTCGTAATCGGGATTGTTGCGCTGGCATGGATTCTGGTTCAGTCATTTATGTCTGCTGACAGTGACGAGCCGCAGGGAAATGAAGAGGTTCAGCAGGAGGAATCAGTGTCGCTTGATCAATCAGATGAACCTGCTGAGGAAGAAGGAAGCGAAGAAGCAAATCCTGAAGAATCCAATGAAGAACCTGCTGAAGAAGAGCAGCCTGAATCTGAACCGGCTGAAGAGCCTGCTGATGAAGAACTGGCAATTGAAACTACCGGCACTGAAGGGGATACAACAAATTACCAGATTACCTCTTCTGAAGAGCTGACAGTAACCATTAATTCTGAATCCACATGGGTTGGTATTACAGATCAGTCCGGCAATCAGCTTGTAGATCAAATGCTGTCTGGAAGTGAAGAGCTCACTTTTGATGCCACTGAACTGGATTGGTTCAGAATACGGGTAGGAAGTGCACCGGGCACAACGGTATCGATCAATGGAGAACAGGTGGACTTTGGTTCTTCTGACATCATTACACAGAATATGATTTTCGAAGTTCAAAGCCCTTCATAA
- the pgsA gene encoding CDP-diacylglycerol--glycerol-3-phosphate 3-phosphatidyltransferase, producing the protein MNVPNKITISRIFLIPLFMVIMLVDFNWGEITLLGADMPVAHLVGALIFIFAATTDWVDGYYARRYNQVTNLGKFLDPLADKLLVSAALIILVEMQMAPSWIVIIIISREFAITGLRLVLAGTGEVHAAAMLGKIKMWMQIVAISALLLHNIFFTMFSIPFDMIALYIAAFFTVWSGVDYFIKNWGAFKDSK; encoded by the coding sequence ATGAATGTACCTAATAAGATTACAATTTCAAGGATTTTTCTGATCCCGTTATTTATGGTGATCATGCTGGTTGATTTCAACTGGGGAGAGATTACACTGCTTGGCGCTGATATGCCTGTTGCTCACCTGGTAGGAGCTTTAATCTTTATATTTGCAGCAACAACTGACTGGGTGGATGGTTACTACGCAAGGAGGTACAATCAGGTTACAAACCTGGGTAAATTCCTTGACCCGCTTGCAGATAAGCTGCTGGTGTCAGCTGCATTAATTATTTTGGTGGAAATGCAAATGGCGCCATCATGGATTGTGATCATTATTATTTCAAGAGAGTTTGCAATTACTGGTCTCAGACTGGTGCTGGCGGGAACCGGAGAAGTACATGCTGCTGCAATGCTTGGTAAAATCAAAATGTGGATGCAGATTGTAGCGATATCGGCTTTACTGCTTCATAACATTTTCTTCACAATGTTCAGTATCCCGTTCGACATGATTGCGTTATATATCGCAGCATTTTTCACTGTATGGTCAGGCGTTGACTACTTTATTAAAAACTGGGGAGCTTTTAAAGACTCCAAATAA
- a CDS encoding competence/damage-inducible protein A, which produces MNAEIIAVGSELLLGQIANTNAQFISARLAESGINVYYHNVVGDNEERLLQTISTAEKRSDLIIITGGLGPTKDDLTKETAARHLSCSLSYDMESLKAIEQYFLQTGTEMTENNKKQALVLEDSTVFFNFHGMAPGMLKSAEGTTYLLLPSPPREMKPMLVNQVLPYINDQKTENNSIHSRVMRFFGIGEADLESRIEDILSEQTNPTIAPLAEDGEVTLRITAGSSDLKEAESLVNHMVTVIEDRVGQYCYGYDQNNLLQKISLLLEQKGLSIASAESLTGGLFSSEIASIPGASHYLSGGITVYSNKAKQAVLGVPEDLLEQYGAFSCECAESMAQQVRIKFDSHIGISFTGVAGPGDYNGIPEGTVWIGVSVKEGIVSSFKVTLKGDRNFKRIRAVKHGMYALIQLIEKNAGPLVKQDS; this is translated from the coding sequence ATGAATGCAGAAATTATTGCCGTAGGCTCTGAATTACTGCTTGGCCAGATTGCTAATACAAATGCTCAATTTATCTCTGCAAGGCTTGCAGAGTCAGGAATTAATGTATATTACCATAATGTAGTAGGTGACAATGAAGAGCGGCTTCTTCAAACAATCTCGACTGCCGAAAAAAGGTCTGATCTCATCATTATTACTGGTGGTCTGGGACCAACGAAAGACGATTTAACAAAGGAAACTGCAGCCAGACATCTGAGCTGCAGTCTTTCTTATGACATGGAATCCCTGAAAGCCATTGAACAGTATTTTCTTCAAACTGGAACTGAGATGACCGAGAACAATAAAAAGCAGGCACTGGTACTCGAAGACAGTACTGTATTCTTTAATTTTCATGGCATGGCTCCCGGTATGCTGAAAAGTGCTGAGGGCACAACCTATCTGCTGCTCCCGAGTCCTCCGAGGGAAATGAAGCCGATGCTTGTGAATCAGGTGCTTCCTTATATAAACGATCAAAAAACTGAAAACAATTCGATTCATTCAAGAGTGATGCGTTTCTTTGGAATAGGAGAGGCGGATCTCGAGTCACGCATTGAGGATATCCTCAGTGAACAAACAAATCCGACGATTGCGCCGCTTGCTGAGGACGGGGAAGTTACGCTCCGCATTACCGCGGGAAGCAGTGATCTGAAAGAAGCGGAATCTCTTGTAAATCATATGGTAACAGTGATTGAAGACAGAGTCGGTCAGTATTGTTATGGGTACGACCAGAACAATCTCCTTCAAAAAATCTCACTGCTTTTAGAGCAGAAGGGATTGTCAATTGCATCAGCTGAAAGCCTGACCGGCGGATTATTTTCATCTGAGATCGCCTCCATTCCGGGTGCAAGCCATTATCTTTCAGGAGGAATAACGGTCTACTCAAATAAAGCGAAACAGGCTGTGCTGGGAGTGCCTGAAGATCTGCTCGAGCAATATGGGGCATTCAGCTGTGAATGTGCCGAGAGTATGGCACAACAGGTCCGTATAAAATTTGACAGCCATATTGGCATCAGTTTTACTGGTGTTGCTGGTCCCGGAGATTATAACGGTATTCCTGAGGGAACGGTGTGGATCGGCGTGTCAGTAAAAGAAGGTATCGTCTCTTCCTTTAAGGTAACGCTGAAGGGTGATCGGAATTTCAAAAGGATCAGAGCTGTAAAACACGGGATGTATGCTTTAATACAATTGATTGAAAAAAACGCCGGACCGTTAGTAAAGCAGGATTCTTAA
- the recA gene encoding recombinase RecA, translated as MSDRQAALDMALKQIEKQFGKGSIMKLGEQTDRRVNTVSSGSVSLDAALGVGGYPRGRVIEIYGPESSGKTTVALHAIAEVQANGGQAAFIDAEHALDPVYAQKLGVNIDELLLSQPDTGEQALEIAEALVRSGAVEIVIVDSVAALVPKAEIEGEMGDSHVGLQARLMSQALRKLSGAISKSNTIAIFINQIREKVGVMFGSPETTPGGRALKFYSSVRLDVRRAETLKQGNDMVGNKTRIKVVKNKVAPPFRIAEVDIMYGEGISKEGEIIDLGAEADIVQKSGSWYSYEGERLGQGRENAKQFLKENTDLRQQILLKIREHYGMDQTHAAPENEQNEAEAEEFNLLEDK; from the coding sequence GTGAGTGATCGTCAGGCAGCGCTGGATATGGCGCTTAAACAAATAGAAAAACAGTTCGGTAAAGGTTCAATTATGAAGCTTGGAGAACAGACTGACAGAAGAGTCAATACTGTATCAAGCGGATCTGTCTCACTGGATGCAGCGCTTGGAGTAGGCGGTTATCCAAGAGGTCGAGTAATCGAAATCTATGGCCCTGAAAGCTCAGGTAAAACGACTGTAGCCCTTCATGCAATTGCAGAGGTTCAGGCAAATGGCGGTCAGGCTGCATTTATTGATGCCGAGCACGCGCTTGACCCTGTATATGCTCAAAAGCTGGGTGTAAATATTGATGAACTTCTTTTATCTCAGCCGGATACAGGAGAACAGGCTCTTGAGATTGCAGAAGCGTTAGTACGAAGCGGAGCAGTTGAAATTGTCATTGTTGACTCTGTAGCAGCACTTGTACCAAAAGCGGAAATTGAGGGTGAAATGGGTGATTCCCATGTCGGACTTCAGGCCCGTTTAATGTCTCAGGCACTCAGAAAGCTTTCCGGTGCCATCAGTAAATCAAACACAATCGCAATTTTCATTAACCAGATTCGTGAAAAAGTCGGTGTCATGTTCGGAAGCCCTGAAACAACACCTGGCGGACGTGCACTGAAGTTCTACTCTTCTGTCCGTCTGGATGTGCGCCGTGCTGAAACGCTTAAGCAGGGTAACGATATGGTAGGTAATAAAACACGTATCAAAGTAGTGAAAAATAAAGTTGCACCTCCGTTCCGTATTGCAGAAGTTGATATTATGTATGGTGAAGGTATTTCCAAAGAGGGAGAAATCATCGACCTCGGAGCGGAAGCAGATATCGTGCAAAAGAGTGGTTCATGGTACTCCTATGAGGGTGAACGTCTGGGACAGGGAAGAGAAAATGCTAAGCAGTTCCTGAAAGAAAATACGGATCTCCGTCAGCAGATTCTTCTGAAAATCCGTGAGCATTACGGCATGGATCAGACTCATGCTGCACCTGAAAATGAACAAAACGAAGCTGAGGCGGAAGAATTTAATCTGTTAGAAGATAAGTAA